Proteins co-encoded in one Aspergillus flavus chromosome 2, complete sequence genomic window:
- a CDS encoding uncharacterized protein (of unknown function-domain containing protein): MRQIERLSIAVLLLCSIVWLAKRFSNPSLEVHQVSRWHNGVKLGYTTPIPTPTTSQNTLTTRRKRPSITDLTPSRHRGAGSSNNPEHPKIKITAIDRVIVVGKTKEDDTDWVGKELPTWLHAIYAVDDPEAPLHVAKNKGKEANVYLQYIIDNYDDLPSTIVFLHSHRDGYPKAWHTEFSDHSNVRTVRMLQTDFVQRNGYANLRCNPNPGCPDEIRPFRGLSDEEHLPEQVFPEAWKTFFNNTDVPEVIATPCCAQFAVSRTQVLQRPLSSYVRYHKWLMETELPDDVSGRVMEYMWHIIFGQDPVYCPDMDQCYEDVYGTFV, from the exons ATGCGCCAAATCGAGCGTCTTAGCATCGCGGTTCTGCTGCTTTGCTCCATTGTGTGGCTCGCGAAACGCTTCAGCAACCCGTCCTTGGAGGTTCACCAAGTATCTCGTTGGCACAATGGAGTCAAATTGGGATACACAACGCCTATACCAACTCCCACCACTTCTCAAAATACCCTAACCACTAGAAGAAAGCGACCAAGTATTACTGACCTGACGCCCTCACGGCATAGGGGAGCCGGGTCGTCTAACAATCCTGAACACCCCAAGATCAAGATAACAGCAATCGATCGCGTTATTGTTGTTGGGAAGACGAAAGAGGATGATACGGACTGGGTAGGAAAGGAGTTGCCCAC CTGGCTGCACGCGATCTATGCAGTGGATGACCCAGAAGCACCCCTCCATGTAGCCAAGaacaaagggaaagaagccaATGTCTACCTGCAATACATAATCGACAATTATGATGACCTCCCCTCcaccatcgtcttcctccatAGCCACCGGGATGGCTATCCAAAAGCCTGGCACACGGAATTCTCCGACCACAGCAATGTACGTACCGTCCGGATGTTGCAGACCGATTTCGTCCAGCGCAACGGTTACGCCAACTTGCGCTGTAACCCCAATCCGGGCTGTCCCGACGAGATCCGTCCATTTCGTGGATTAAGCGACGAAGAGCACCTGCCGGAGCAAGTGTTCCCTGAAGCCTGGAAGACGTTCTTCAACAATACCGATGTCCCAGAGGTCATCGCGACCCCATGCTGCGCGCAATTTGCGGTGTCGAGAACGCAGGTGCTGCAGCGCCCATTAAGCAGTTATGTGCGGTATCACAAATGGCTTATGGAGACCGAATTACCAGACGACGTCAGTGGACGGGTCATGGAGTATATGTGGCATATAATTTTCGGGCAGGATCCCGTCTA TTGCCCTGACATGGACCAATGTTACGAAGATGTTTACGGTACTTTTGTTTAG
- a CDS encoding putative flavo protein (unnamed protein product): MATEKSPAAEIAASLNDGKVHLLLAATGSVATIKLPLIIAAFADHPNTSIRVILTKAAAEFLHAQSEEQPSVESLSSLPNVDSVLHDEDEWTQPWTRGSDILHITLRRWAHLLVIAPLSANSLAKVVHGMSDNLLTSVVRAWDTTGLIDGRKKRILVAPAMNTAMWMHPVTAQQIRVLQEDWGIKEVDGNEQGWFEVLRPIEKSLACGDVGSGGMMEWREIVKIVKQRLGLSA; the protein is encoded by the coding sequence ATGGCAACAGAAAAGTCACCAGCAGCAGAGATTGCCGCGTCACTCAACGATGGCAAGGTACATTTACTTCTGGCTGCAACGGGGTCTGTTGCCACAATAAAGCTGCCGCTCATCATTGCGGCATTCGCAGACCATCCGAATACCTCAATTCGGGTGATTCTCACCAAAGCTGCCGCTGAGTTCCTTCATGCTCAATCTGAGGAACAACCTTCGGTAGAATCACTCTCTTCGCTTCCTAACGTCGACTCGGTCCTccatgacgaggatgaatgGACCCAGCCCTGGACTCGAGGATCAGACATACTACACATCACCCTCCGTAGATGGGCTCATTTACTAGTTATCGCTCCACTGAGCGCGAATTCACTGGCGAAAGTGGTCCACGGGATGTCTGACAATCTACTTACGAGCGTTGTACGCGCATGGGACACGACCGGGTTGATTGatgggagaaagaaacgGATACTTGTCGCGCCCGCGATGAATACAGCGATGTGGATGCATCCTGTGACAGCGCAACAGATCCGCGTACTGCAAGAAGATTGGGGTATTAAAGAAGTCGATGGGAATGAGCAAGGCTGGTTTGAAGTCCTCCGGCCCATTGAGAAATCGCTGGCGTGTGGTGATGTGGGGTCCGGCGGGATGATGGAATGGAGGGAGATCGTGAAGATCGTTAAGCAGAGATTGGGTCTTTCTGCTTGA
- a CDS encoding histidine phosphatase superfamily gives MRSSIQPTSLLLALTALDLAAAERVLGAYIFARHGDRTPKVLGNTRLTDLGYSEVYQAGSYYHDRYIDASSSLQIEGISSNIVNLKQVTASSPSDAVLQNSGVAFLQGIYPPVGSSANETLANGTTITSPLGGYQLIPLSLVSTGTNSEDNTWLQDATGCNNAKVSSNSYYSSTLYNDLFDSTKDFYQSLSSMLDGAFAKDKMSFKQAYTIYDYLNVASIHNTTNTPTTEQLEQLFLLANIEQYNLAYNTSDTVRAIAGSQLAGEMLQGLNETITSKGATKLNIQFGSYGTFLSYFGLAQLPAADVNFTGIPDYASSMSWELVTDSTADGFPDASEINVRFVFHNGTITGSNDAPKEFPLYGQSSATIPWSKFVEETKKIAVTDTEEWCKVCGNTDGKCASYNSDGSGSDSAGATSKSGGGGVSRPVAGVIGAMVTLAAIFGLEALFLLVGGFTITKKRKGGADGVTSDVTENKA, from the coding sequence ATGCGGTCTTCCATCCAGCCCACCAGCCTCCTACTGGCCTTGACGGCCTTGGACCTCGCTGCCGCAGAGAGAGTCCTAGGCGCATACATATTCGCCCGCCATGGAGACCGCACGCCCAAAGTGCTAGGAAACACACGGCTCACCGACCTCGGATACAGCGAGGTCTACCAAGCCGGCAGCTACTACCACGACCGGTACATCGACGCCAGCTCCTCGCTGCAGATCGAGGGCATCAGCTCCAACATCGTGAACCTGAAGCAAGTCACCGCGTCCTCACCGTCAGACGCCGTCCTCCAGAACTCCGGCGTAGCCTTCTTGCAAGGCATCTACCCCCCGGTAGGGTCCTCAGCAAACGAGACCCTAGCCAACGGCACGACCATCACCTCCCCGTTGGGCGGCTACCAGCTCATCCCGCTCAGCCTGGTCTCCACGGGCACAAACAGCGAAGACAACACCTGGCTACAGGACGCAACAGGCTGCAACAACGCCAAAGTCAGCAGTAACAGCTACTACAGCTCGACGCTGTACAACGACCTCTTCGACAGCACCAAGGACTTCTACCAGTCCCTCTCGTCCATGCTAGACGGCGCCTTCGCAAAGGACAAAATGAGCTTCAAACAAGCCTACACCATCTACGACTACCTCAACGTCGCCAGCATCCACAACACAACCAACACCCCCACAACCGAACAACTAGAGcaactcttcctcctcgccaATATCGAACAATACAACCTCGCCTACAACACCTCCGACACCGTCCGTGCAATTGCAGGCTCCCAACTCGCCGGCGAAATGCTCCAGGGTCTCAACGAAACCATCACCTCCAAGGGTGCAACCAAACTCAACATCCAGTTCGGTTCCTACGGAACCTTCCTCTCTTACTTCGGGCTTGCGCAGCTCCCCGCCGCTGATGTCAATTTCACCGGTATCCCGGACTATGCGTCGTCCATGTCCTGGGAGCTGGTTACCGATTCCACTGCAGATGGATTCCCCGATGCATCGGAGATTAATGTGCGTTTTGTCTTCCACAACGGTACCATTACCGGGTCCAACGATGCGCCCAAGGAGTTCCCCCTGTACGGCCAGTCGAGTGCCACGATCCCGTGGTCGAAGTTCGTCgaggagacgaagaagattgcCGTCACCGATACGGAGGAGTGGTGTAAGGTTTGTGGAAACACGGATGGTAAGTGTGCGTCGTATAATTCTGATGGCTCGGGATCCGATTCCGCCGGTGCCACGTCGAagagtggtggtggtggtgtgtCTAGACCTGTGGCGGGTGTTATTGGTGCCATGGTTACTCTGGCTGCTATCTTTGGTTTGGAGGCGCTGTTCCTGCTTGTCGGTGGTTTTACCATCACTAAGAAGCGGAAGGGTGGAGCTGATGGGGTTACTTCTGATGTTACGGAGAATAAGGCCTAG
- a CDS encoding actin-related protein 2/3 complex subunit 3, whose amino-acid sequence MPAYHSVFLQDQGIPVIGNFPVLPLRTRTRGPAYTLPPLPPNVPDTEIAVDSESYDCVDEILSLFRANVLFRNFEINGPADRMLIYGTLFISECLGKVRPNMTALEAGKALNNVALDNFAIPGDASFPLNQAFEPPRDRQDAETLRAYLSQVRQEIAIRLHARLYPGGVGPSKWWLSFAKRKFMGKSF is encoded by the exons ATGCCG GCATACCACTCcgtcttcctccaggatcAGGGTATCCCCGTAATAG GCAACTTTCCTGTCCTTCCCCTCCGCACCCGCACTCGCGGCCCCGCATACACTCTCCCCCCACTACCGCCCAATGTCCCCGACACCGAAATCGCCGTCGACAGCGAGTCGTACGACTGTGTAGACGAGATCCTGTCCCTCTTCCGCGCCAATGTCTTGTTCCGGAACTTCGAGATCAACGGCCCCGCCGACCGTATGCTCATCTACGGCACCTTGTTTATCAGCGAGTGTCTCGGGAAGGTCAGGCCGAACATGACCGCTCTTGAAGCTGGCAAG GCCCTTAACAACGTTGCGCTCGATAACTTTGCCATCCCCGGCGATGCGTCCTTCCCCCTTAACCAAGCTTTCGAGCCGCCCCGCGATCGTCAGGATGCTGAGACACTGAGAGC ATACCTCTCCCAGGTACGACAGGAGATTGCTATCCGTCTACATGCCAGATTATACCCCGGTGGTGTTGGTCCTTCGAAG TGGTGGTTGAGTTTTGCGAAGAGAAAGTTCATGGGAAAGAGCTTCTAG
- a CDS encoding putative eukaryotic translation initiation factor 3, gamma subunit (adenine-N(1)-)-methyltransferase non-catalytic subunit trm6) produces the protein MHSYVRPNQFVALRLPSEFTKIQKIEPDSTVFLGKFGSFPANQIIGRPFYLTFEILDDADEKDGSCLRIIPAAELHAETLIAEGEGDGEELDTNEDGTPMRTNREIVDDASTQKLTWEEIEALKKESGGAGREIISKLLESHQTLDQKTSFSLAKYMLRKRRKYMKRFTVLPLDVSILTNHMMEDQGAARIMELRDEMVGLLGCWGNVHHGGDASLDEAIAAKPNGRYLVVDDTGGLVVAAMAERMGILYPHDGDEYEEQGSSDEPKKNEAEQAHDDEQPPTESSTHRPARPAHMSASGNSITVLHPNKQPNLSLLKYFGYSQDNPDETHPLHKHLKTISWLQLLDPNADPIYSEEPEIIPESELYTMKSNKRGAYYRKRNRWTRVQSVVNEARAGEFDGLIVATVMDPSSVLKYAVPLLAGSAHVAVYSPSIEPLTELSDLYSTARKTAFINRRQQLREQKLQQSSDQPDANETELQDSDLSELMAEFYLDPTLLLAPTLQNSRVRPWQVLPGRTHPLMSMRGGAEGYIFHAVRVIPTQQTIQAAGNPSRKKRKVVTQETPTTAVDSGSGVDVEMKS, from the exons ATGCACTCTTACGTCCGACCCAACCAATTCGTCGCATTGCGGCTTCCCTCCGAGTTCACGAAGATTCAGAAGATTGAGCCTGACTC AACAGTCTTCCTGGGAAAATTCGGAAGCTTCCCCGCAAACCAGATCATCGGTCGACCGTTCTATCTGACCTTCGAGATTCTTGATGACGCAGACGAAAAAGATGGCAGCTGTCTACGTATTATTCCCGCAGCCGAGCTGCATGCCGAAACATTGATCgcagagggagagggagatggCGAAGAGCTCGACACAAACGAAGATGGAACTCCGATGCGCACAAATCGCGAGATCGTCGACGACGCATCAACTCAAAAACTGACAtgggaggagattgaggcGTTAAAGAAGGAGTCTGGCGGTGCTGGAAGGGAGATTATCTCGAAGCTTCTAGAGTCTCATCAGACTCTGGATCAGAAGACAAGTTTCTCGCTCGCTAAATACATGCTACGGAAGCGCAGAAAATATATGAAGCGGTTCACGGTTCTTCCGTTGGATGTTAGCATTCTTACGAATCATATGATGGAGGACCAGGGCGCAGCGAGGATTATGGAGTTGCGCGATGAAATGGTCGGGCTCTTGGGCTGCTGGGGAAATGTACACCATGGTGGAGACGCTTCTCTCGATGAGGCTATTGCGGCCAAGCCTAATGGTCGCTACCTTGTTGTCGATGATACGGGAGGCTTGGTAGTCGCAGCGATGGCCGAGAGGATGGGAATCTTGTACCCACATGACGGTGATGAGTATGAGGAGCAGGGGTCATCCGACGAACCCAAGAAGAACGAAGCAGAACAGGCGCATGATGATGAACAACCACCCACCGAGTCTTCCACTCATCGCCCAGCTCGCCCAGCTCATATGTCCGCGTCCGGCAATAGCATAACTGTCCTTCATCCGAACAAGCAACCGAACCTCTCTCTCCTGAAATACTTCGGTTATAGCCAAGATAATCCAGATGAGACACACCCTCTTCACAAACACCTAAAGACCATCTCCTGGCTGCAACTGTTGGACCCTAATGCGGATCCGATCTACTCCGAAGAGCCCGAGATAATTCCCGAGTCCGAGCTATATACCATGAAATCCAACAAGCGGGGCGCTTATTACCGAAAGCGCAACAGGTGGACGCGAGTCCAGAGCGTCGTTAACGAAGCCCGGGCTGGAGAATTCGACGGACTCATCGTCGCAACCGTCATGGATCCCTCCAGTGTGCTGAAATATGCAGTTCCATTATTAGCGGGCTCGGCCCATGTCGCAGTCTACTCTCCATCAATCGAGCCCTTGACCGAATTATCGGATCTCTACTCGACAGCGAGGAAAACAGCATTTATAAACCGAAGACAACAATTAAGAGAACAAAAGCTACAGCAGTCAAGCGACCAACCCGACGCAAATGAAACCGAGCTCCAAGATTCTGATCTTTCGGAACTGATGGCTGAATTCTACCTTGATCCCACCCTGTTGCTGGCGCCCACACTCCAGAACTCCCGGGTACGTCCCTGGCAGGTGCTTCCCGGACGTACGCACCCCCTAATGTCTATGCGCGGTGGCGCTGAGGGCTATATATTCCACGCTGTCCGAGTAATCCCCACCCAACAAACTATCCAGGCCGCGGGCAACCCAAGCcggaaaaagagaaaggtcGTGACTCAGGAGACACCTACCACCGCAGTCGATAGCGGCAGTGGTGTAGATGTTGAGATGAAGTCATAG
- a CDS encoding glycoside hydrolase superfamily, producing MQPLRLLALTAILKGAWALSANCTGSFDAISASDFVANINPGWNLGNSLDATPNEDSWNNPTVQESTFDYVKAAGFKSVRLPVTWTHHFTSESPDWTVDPKWLQRVSDVIDMITSRGLYTIVNVHHDSWEWADVTKSDANITQIEQKFEKLWYQIGTKLACKSSMVAFETINEPPCNTAEDGAKINKFNEIFLRAINRAGGFNAKRVVNLVGGGMDSVKTSQWFKTPANITNPWALQFHFYSPYDFIFSAWGKTIWGSDSDKSELDSTLGLLRGNFTDVPIVLGEFDASPTNTEPAARWKYHDYLIRSTKKYNMSPIIWDNGLDHLDRSSGIWRDPVSIEIITNGNETNSLPDSTVDTSAPSQSSSAYIYHKVGTEVTDQTLPFILNDNTLVSIQDSKGTTLKADTDYTVSGSNITFPASFLSTYYSETSEPGLLPNFTLKFSSGASPVVQLVQWDTPTLSKTSAAASSISGSDLSIPITWKGLPKLATVKALLNNGTYLVDDFTQWFGPFGEARTTYSNQWNWDDKNVILTQATVEAVVAAGQDTVFTFEFFPRVDTTTNTVNFTLTV from the exons ATGCAACCATTACGGCTTTTGGCTCTCACAGCCATTCTTAAGGGCGCCTGGGCCCTCAGTGCCAATTGTACAGGGTCCTTTGACGCCATCTCGGCCTCTGATTTCGTCGCAAATATCAATCCAGGGTGGAATTTGGGAAACAGTCTCGATGCTACTCCCAATGAAGATTCTTGGAATAACCCCACTGTTCAAGAATCGACCTTTGACTATGTCAAGGCAGCTGGTTTTAAAAGTGTTCGCCTTCCAG TTACTTGGACACATCACTTCACTAGTGAATCTCCTGACTGGACCGTTGATCCTAAATGGCTGCAGAGAGTTTCTGATGTTATTGACATGATCACGTCTCGTGGTCTGTACACTATTGTCAATGTCCATCACG ATTCCTGGGAATGGGCGGATGTCACTAAATCTGATGCAAACATCACCCAAATTGAACAGAAATTTGAGAAACTTTGGTATCAGATTGGTACTAAGTTGGCTTGCAAGTCAAGCATGGTCGCTTTCGAAACCATCAATGAACCACCTTGCAATACTGCTGAAGATGGTGCCAAGATCAATAAATTCAATGAAATTTTCCTCAGAGCAATCAATCGTGCCGGGGGCTTCAATGCAAAGCGAGTCGTCAACCTGGTAGGTGGAGGAATGGACAGTGTGAAAACTTCACAGTGGTTCAAGACCCCCGCCAATATCACAAACCCATGGGCTCTTCAGTTCCATTTCTATAGTCCTT ACGACTTTATCTTCAGCGCATG GGGCAAGACTATATGGGGCTCGGACTCAGATAAGAGTGAGCTTGACAGCactctcggccttcttcgagGCAACTTCACCGATGTTCCTATAGTCCTTGGAGAATTCGATGCCTCTCCGACCAACACTGAACCTGCAGCACGCTGGAAGTATCACGACTACCTCATTCGCTCCACGAAGAAGTACAACATGAGCCCTATCATCTGGGACAACGGACTTGATCACCTGGACCGCTCATCAGGCATTTGGCGCGACCCAGTGTCAATCGAGATCATCACCAATGGGAATGAGACCAACAGTCTTCCCGACAGCACCGTAGACACCTCTGCGCCAAGCCAGTCGTCTTCGGCATACATTTACCACAAAGTGGGAACAGAAGTCACTGATCAGACTCTCCCCTTCATATTAAACGACAACACCCTCGTCTCTATCCAAGACTCAAAGGGCACCACCCTAAAGGCAGACACAGATTATACCGTCTCCGGTTCCAACATCACATTCCCTGCCTCGTTCCTCTCAACTTACTACTCGGAAACCAGCGAGCCAGGCCTCCTCCCCAACTTCACCCTCAAATTCTCATCAGGCGCATCCCCCGTCGTCCAACTCGTCCAATGGGACACCCCGACACTCTCAAAGACCTCCGCTGCTGCCTCATCTATCTCCGGATCCGACCTTTCCATCCCCATCACATGGAAAGGACTTCCTAAACTCGCCACCGTAAAGGCCCTCCTCAACAACGGCACATACTTAGTTGATGACTTCACCCAATGGTTCGGACCTTTTGGCGAAGCCAGAACA ACATACAGCAACCAATGGAACTGGGATGACAAGAATGTGATTCTCACACAGGCTACGGTTgaggctgttgttgctgcggGACAGGATACGGTCTTTACGTTCGAGTTCTTTCCACGCGTTGACACAACCACAAATACGGTCAACTTTACTTTGACTGTTTGA
- a CDS encoding putative DUF221 domain protein: MVETTLFDLLVKRSDLLNPENDPNIGSSRGNASSTTSEAMENLGVKDSTSLSALVTTLVPALIIAVFWFGLFLICRRTQLRWYAPRTHLPNWHKHERSPQLPSGFLNWFGHFLKISDAHVLHSSSMDGYLFLRFLRVLCATCFTGCLITWPILLPINATGGAGNTQLDALSFSNVKNPKRYYAHTVMAIVFFTFVFYVVTRESIFYANLRQAYLNSSAYVNRISSRTVLFMSVPDEYKNEKKLRQVFGDSIHRIWITTDCKELDKLVRRRDKLAFWLESAETRLIRSANSSHLKGRIPSDTSLDSEAGTSPMFHGIRRPTHRLTWFGEKVDTIKWLREQLVEISQEVNHLQQKYKDGEMKTLSAIFIEFDTQSAAQIALQTLSHHQPLHMTPRFIGISPTEVVWSALNLSWWQRIVRKFAVKGGIAALVIFWSIPSALVGTISNITYLTDMVPFLHWIDLLPETIKGVIAGLLPSAALVMLMSLVPIICRICARRSGVPSSSRVELFTQSAHFCFQVVQVFLVTTLTSAASAAVTQIIKDPLSAKDLLSENLPKATNFYISYFLLQGLTMSSMAVVQVAGALFFKFITTFFDRSPRRLYERWSALSGISWGNIFPVFTNMGVIALTYSCIAPLILGFAFVGLYLVYQAYRYNFLFVYDPRIDTKGLVYPRALQHLLTGIYLADICMIGLFAIKGAVGPLVIMVLFGILFVLAHMSLNEALAPFNNFLPRTLDAEEEAQQCKEEEEVHFLSPRSKWEAAWKWFHPNLYRDYAALRRKVRRNDVEIKYSEEERYNAYYEPCIKSPTPTIWIPRDKWGFSQQEVLATDPIIPITDEGAHLDEKNKIVWDKYDPNLPLSVLKTLY, encoded by the exons ATGGTTGAAACGACACTATTTGACTTGCTCGTCAAGCGGTCGGACCTCCTT AACCCTGAGAATGACCCTAACATAGGGTCTTCCCGGGGAAATGCCTCCTCAACGACTTCCGAGGCTATGGAAAATCTTGGTGTCAAAGATTCAACGTCTCTTTCCGCACTTGTCACCACATTAGTTCCTGCCTTGATAATCGCAGTCTTTTGGTTCGGTCTGTTCCTGATCTGTCGACGAACTCAACTTCGGTGGTACGCGCCTAGGACACATTTACCTAATTGGCATAAGCA TGAACGGAGTCCTCAGCTACCCTCAGGTTTCCTTAATTGGTTTGGGCACTTTCTCAAGATATCCGATGCGCACGTCCTTCATTCCTCTTCCATGGACGGttatcttttccttcgatTCCTGAGAGTGCTGTGTGCTACATGCTTCACGGGATGCTTGATTACTTGGCCCATCTTGCTTCCTATTAATGCAACTGGTGGTGCAGGTAATACTCAGCTGGATGCATTGAGTTTCAGCAACGTGAAAAACCCGAAGCGCTATTATGCTCATACCGTGATGGCGATTGTCTTTTTCA CGTTCGTATTCTACGTGGTAACGCGGGAGAGCATATTTTATGCCAATCTCCGTCAAGCATATCTCAACTCCTCCGCATATGTAAATCGGATTTCCTCGCGGACAGTATTATTCATGTCAGTCCCTGATGAATATaagaatgagaaaaagctGCGCCAAGTGTTTGGTGACTCTATTCACCGGATATGGATCACTACCGACTGTAAAGAGTTGGATAAGTTGGTCCGCAGAAGGGATAAGTTGGCCTTCTGGTTGGAGAGCGCAGAGACAAGATTGATTCGATCTGCCAATTCATCGCACCTGAAGGGTCGCATTCCATCAGATACCTCTCTTGACAGCGAAGCAGGCACTTCGCCGATGTTTCATGGTATCCGGCGACCAACTCATCGTCTTACATGGTTTGGAGAAAAAGTCGATACGATTAAGTGGCTGCGGGAGCAGCTTGTGGAAATTTCGCAGGAGGTTAATCATCTACAACAAAAGTATAAAGATGGGGAGATGAAAACTCTTTCTGCAATCTTCATTGAATTCGACACCCAGTCCGCCGCCCAGATTGCCTTGCAGACTTTGTCTCATCACCAACCACTCCATATGACTCCCCGCTTCATCGGTATTTCCCCCACGGAGGTTGTCTGGTCTGCATTGAATCTCAGTTGGTGGCAACGCATTGTGCGAAAGTTCGCGGTTAAGGGTGGTATTGCTGCGCTTGTCATTTTCTGGTCCATCCCATCTGCCCTTGTGGGTACTATTTCAAATATCACATACCTTACCGACATGGTTCCATTTCTGCATTGGATCGACTTGCTTCCAGAGACGATAAAGGGTGTAATTGCTGGACTGTTACCATCGGCGGCACTTGTTATGCTGATGTCCTTGGTGCCAATCATCTGCCGAA TTTGTGCCCGACGTTCCGGTGTGCCATCCTCTTCTCGCGTGGAACTATTCACGCAGAGTGCCCATTTTTGTTTTCAGGTCGTCCAGGTCTTCCTGGTCACGACGTTGACTTCAGCAGCGTCTGCTGCAGTCACACAAATCATCAAAGACCCCTTGTCCGCCAAGGATCTTCTTTCCGAGAACCTCCCCAAGGCAACCaatttctatatttcttaCTTCCTGCTCCAAGGATTGACCATGAGCTCCATGGCTGTAGTCCAGGTGGCTGGTGCCTTATTCTTCAAATTCATCACTACCTTTTTCGATCGCTCTCCCCGACGTCTGTATGAAAGATGGTCCGCTCTCAGCGGTATCAGCTGGGGTAACATCTTTCCCGTGTTCACAAACATGGGCGTTATCG CCCTGACATACTCCTGTATCGCACCGCTCATTCTCGGCTTCGCCTTTGTCGGCCTCTACCTCGTTTACCAAGCCTACCGCTAcaacttcctcttcgtctACGACCCCCGCATCGACACCAAGGGTCTCGTCTACCCCCGAGccctccaacacctcctAACAGGCATCTACCTCGCAGACATCTGCATGATCGGCCTCTTCGCCATCAAAGGCGCAGTCGGCCCCCTAGTCATAATGGTCCTCTTCggcatcctcttcgtcctaGCCCACATGTCCCTCAACGAAGCTCTTGCTCCCTTCAACAACTTCCTCCCCCGCACCCTcgacgccgaagaagaagcccagcaatgcaaagaagaagaagaagtacaCTTCCTCAGCCCGCGCAGCAAATGGGAAGCCGCCTGGAAATGGTTCCACCCGAACCTCTACCGCGACTACGCGGCTCTCCGTCGGAAGGTCCGCCGCAACGACGTCGAGATCAAATactctgaagaagaacgcTATAACGCTTACTACGAGCCATGTATTAAGTCGCCTACGCCCACGATCTGGATCCCGAGGGATAAGTGGGGATTCAGTCAGCAGGAGGTGTTGGCGACGGATCCGATTATTCCGATTACGGATGAGGGTGCGCAtttggatgagaagaatAAGATCGTTTGGGATAAATATGATCCTAACTTGCCGTTGTCGGTGTTGAAGACTTTGTATTAA